One window from the genome of Gemmatimonadaceae bacterium encodes:
- a CDS encoding ABC transporter ATP-binding protein: MSNPALVLSARDLHRDYAMGESPVHALRGVSLDVAPGDYVAIAGPSGCGKSTLLNLLGAIDRPDAGAVEIGGKRVDRLTDREATRFRLLHIGFVFQRFYLMPALTARENVELPMAEAGVPRGARRDRAMELLSYVGLASRAGHRPSQLSGGEQQRVAIARALANRPALLLCDEPTGELDAHTGAEMIALFERLNADGTTIVVVTHDEDLARAARRVVHMKDGAILSDTRAR; encoded by the coding sequence ATGAGCAACCCGGCGCTGGTGCTGAGCGCGCGCGATCTGCATCGCGACTACGCGATGGGCGAATCTCCGGTGCACGCGCTGCGCGGCGTGTCGCTCGACGTGGCGCCGGGAGATTACGTGGCGATCGCCGGCCCGTCGGGGTGCGGCAAGTCCACGCTGCTCAACCTGCTCGGCGCCATCGATCGTCCCGATGCCGGCGCGGTGGAGATCGGCGGCAAGCGCGTGGACCGGCTGACCGATCGCGAGGCGACGCGGTTCCGGCTGCTGCACATCGGGTTCGTGTTCCAGCGGTTCTACCTGATGCCGGCGCTCACGGCGCGGGAGAACGTGGAACTGCCGATGGCCGAAGCGGGCGTGCCCCGGGGCGCGCGGCGCGACCGCGCGATGGAACTGCTGTCGTACGTGGGGCTGGCGTCGCGCGCGGGCCACCGGCCGTCGCAACTCTCGGGCGGCGAACAGCAGCGCGTGGCCATTGCCCGCGCGCTGGCCAACCGGCCGGCGCTGCTGCTCTGCGACGAGCCCACCGGCGAGTTGGACGCGCACACGGGCGCCGAGATGATCGCGCTGTTCGAGCGGCTGAACGCCGACGGCACGACGATCGTGGTGGTGACGCACGACGAGGATCTGGCGCGTGCCGCGCGGCGCGTGGTGCACATGAAGGACGGCGCGATCCTGTCCGATACGCGGGCGCGCTGA
- a CDS encoding FtsX-like permease family protein, with the protein MLLTLVRASLWRRRSRTALAVIGVAVSAALLLDMVMLSSGMRESFRSLLESRGFALRLAPKGTLPFDTEATIDSADAVMAQLRANPDIVTVSPVLGGQVHVALGRGTVAAVAIGIDPAVQGDYDLRAGHDIQRADQMVVSDQFLAATGARVGDTLRVAGGYDAQMRLLIGERRLVVAGTAHFVYMPANPRVVALPIATLRAMRQTVDDPVSLFMLRLRPGADPATVQRWVARAIPRVTVISTATALRQVDERLSYFRQLAFILGSVSLTVGLLLVTTLVTVSVNERLGEIAVMRAIGIATRSIVLQVLVEGTAIMLAGSVLGLGLGLVTARYLNGILSSFPGLPAAIDFFLFQPRDAWVSLGLLGVCGVLAGVYPAWRGASLPIATTLREEAVA; encoded by the coding sequence ATGCTGCTGACGCTCGTGCGGGCCTCGCTCTGGCGCCGTCGCAGCCGCACGGCGCTGGCCGTGATCGGCGTGGCGGTGTCGGCGGCGCTGCTGCTGGACATGGTCATGCTGTCGAGCGGCATGCGGGAGTCGTTCCGGTCGCTGCTCGAGTCGCGGGGCTTCGCGCTCCGGCTGGCGCCCAAGGGGACGCTGCCGTTCGACACCGAGGCCACGATCGACAGCGCCGACGCGGTGATGGCGCAGCTGCGCGCCAACCCCGACATCGTGACGGTGAGCCCGGTGCTGGGCGGGCAGGTGCACGTGGCGCTCGGGCGGGGCACCGTGGCGGCGGTGGCGATCGGCATCGATCCGGCGGTGCAGGGGGACTACGATCTGCGTGCCGGGCACGACATCCAGCGGGCCGACCAGATGGTGGTGAGCGATCAGTTCCTGGCCGCCACGGGGGCGCGCGTGGGCGATACGCTCCGCGTGGCCGGCGGCTACGACGCGCAGATGCGCCTGTTGATCGGCGAGCGGCGCCTGGTGGTGGCGGGCACGGCGCACTTCGTGTACATGCCGGCCAATCCGCGGGTGGTGGCGCTGCCGATCGCCACGCTCCGCGCCATGCGACAGACGGTGGACGATCCGGTGTCGCTGTTCATGCTGCGGCTTCGTCCGGGCGCCGACCCCGCCACGGTCCAGCGGTGGGTGGCGCGCGCGATCCCGCGCGTGACCGTGATCTCCACGGCGACGGCGCTGCGCCAGGTGGACGAGCGGCTGAGTTACTTCCGGCAACTCGCCTTCATTCTCGGATCGGTGAGCCTCACGGTGGGTCTGCTGCTGGTGACGACGCTGGTCACGGTGTCGGTGAACGAGCGGCTGGGCGAGATCGCCGTGATGCGGGCGATCGGGATCGCCACGCGGTCCATCGTGCTCCAGGTGCTGGTCGAGGGCACGGCGATCATGCTCGCCGGATCGGTGCTGGGGCTGGGGCTGGGTCTGGTGACGGCGCGATATCTCAACGGCATCCTGTCGAGCTTTCCCGGGCTGCCGGCGGCGATCGATTTCTTTCTCTTCCAGCCGCGCGATGCCTGGGTGTCGTTGGGGCTGCTGGGGGTGTGCGGCGTGCTGGCGGGCGTCTATCCGGCGTGGCGGGGCGCGTCGCTGCCCATCGCGACCACGCTGCGCGAGGAGGCGGTGGCATGA
- a CDS encoding FtsX-like permease family protein → MLLVPLLALQLAVPPAAPPRAAAAAAAAPRTIAIDERLAADAHLRVGDRLVVRASPTGLGDTVVVGAIVRRSADPSEVARGEYRVLMHLDQLQSLIGYGDRVDRFAVATAGAAATDRALARINDAAFGFQAYRSRDIAVETSQTFLVVSRFHRAIGVITIVASAVFLLCIMLLKVDERRRDVAALRLMGISSATVLKAIVLEATLVATAGSVLGVGIGVAASALVNAHYRGVYRTPLAFTIVTPDVVAFAVALSLGLGVAAGFFAARRLTRVHPLVLFGR, encoded by the coding sequence GTGCTGCTCGTTCCGCTGCTCGCGCTGCAACTCGCCGTCCCGCCGGCCGCCCCGCCAAGGGCCGCGGCGGCAGCGGCCGCCGCTCCCCGAACGATCGCGATTGACGAACGGCTGGCCGCCGACGCGCATCTGCGCGTGGGCGATCGGCTGGTGGTGCGCGCCTCGCCCACGGGCCTGGGCGACACCGTGGTCGTGGGGGCGATCGTGCGGCGCAGCGCCGATCCCTCTGAGGTGGCGCGCGGCGAGTATCGCGTGCTCATGCACCTGGACCAGCTCCAGTCGCTGATCGGATACGGCGACCGCGTGGACCGGTTCGCGGTGGCCACGGCCGGCGCCGCGGCCACCGATCGCGCCCTGGCCCGGATCAACGATGCCGCGTTCGGATTCCAGGCGTACCGGTCGCGCGACATCGCGGTGGAGACGTCGCAGACGTTTCTCGTGGTGAGCCGGTTCCACCGCGCCATCGGCGTGATCACGATCGTGGCCAGCGCCGTCTTCCTGCTCTGCATCATGCTGCTCAAGGTGGACGAGCGGCGGCGCGACGTGGCGGCGCTGCGATTGATGGGCATCTCGTCGGCCACGGTGCTCAAGGCGATCGTGCTCGAGGCCACGCTCGTCGCGACGGCGGGCAGCGTGCTGGGCGTGGGGATCGGCGTGGCGGCGTCGGCGCTGGTGAACGCCCACTACCGCGGCGTGTACCGCACGCCGCTGGCGTTCACGATCGTCACGCCCGACGTGGTGGCCTTCGCGGTGGCGCTGTCGCTGGGGCTGGGCGTGGCGGCAGGATTCTTTGCGGCGCGGCGGCTCACCCGCGTGCATCCCCTCGTGCTGTTCGGGCGATGA
- a CDS encoding metal-dependent transcriptional regulator: MTAASLAALTAPVEDYLKAIYELERAGNAAGTNEIAAALRIAPASVSGMVRRLAEQGLIEHEPYRGARLTDAGRRAALRTLRRHRVIEAYLAQALGYPWDRVHDEAERLEHAASDELVDRMAAAIGEPRTDPHGAPIPSRDGTVDERRLESLDDLAPGADTRVQRVEDDDSGRLRYLAELGITPGARIRLVARAPFGGPITLRVGGAERSIGPELARHVLVMPVPELLSTDAGAARSAARAATRRPAGRPAKGRGGSGRRSPNDRD; the protein is encoded by the coding sequence GTGACCGCGGCCAGCCTGGCGGCGCTCACGGCGCCGGTCGAGGACTACCTCAAGGCGATCTACGAGCTGGAGCGCGCGGGGAACGCCGCCGGGACCAACGAGATCGCGGCGGCGCTGCGCATCGCGCCGGCCTCGGTGAGCGGCATGGTGCGGCGGCTGGCCGAACAGGGGCTCATCGAGCACGAGCCGTATCGCGGGGCGCGGCTCACCGACGCCGGTCGCCGGGCCGCGCTGCGCACGCTGCGCCGGCACCGCGTGATCGAGGCCTACCTGGCCCAGGCGCTCGGCTACCCGTGGGACCGTGTGCACGACGAGGCGGAGCGGCTCGAACACGCCGCGTCCGACGAGTTGGTGGACCGGATGGCGGCCGCGATCGGGGAGCCGCGCACCGATCCGCACGGCGCGCCCATCCCGTCGCGCGACGGAACGGTGGACGAGCGGCGGCTGGAGTCGCTGGACGATCTCGCGCCGGGCGCGGACACGCGCGTGCAACGCGTGGAGGACGACGATTCCGGGCGGCTGCGCTATCTGGCCGAGCTGGGCATCACGCCGGGCGCGCGGATCCGCCTCGTGGCGCGGGCGCCGTTCGGCGGGCCGATCACGCTGCGCGTGGGCGGCGCCGAGCGGAGCATCGGGCCGGAGTTGGCGCGCCACGTGCTCGTGATGCCCGTGCCTGAACTACTTTCCACGGATGCCGGTGCTGCTCGTTCCGCTGCTCGCGCTGCAACTCGCCGTCCCGCCGGCCGCCCCGCCAAGGGCCGCGGCGGCAGCGGCCGCCGCTCCCCGAACGATCGCGATTGA
- a CDS encoding universal stress protein, with the protein MFKKILLPVENSAYDAAIVAYVRDLAKWSGASVLVIHVADGFAARNVEELKLRESEEMREDREYVERVAAELSAAGIPADCLLAGGDPSGEIRAAAEREGCDLIAMATHGHRFFKDLIYGSVANEVRHASRVPVLLVLGKPAVRRPPTPAP; encoded by the coding sequence ATGTTCAAGAAGATCCTGCTCCCCGTGGAGAATTCGGCCTACGACGCGGCGATCGTGGCCTACGTGCGCGACCTCGCCAAGTGGAGCGGCGCCTCGGTGCTGGTGATCCACGTGGCCGACGGCTTCGCGGCGCGCAACGTGGAGGAGCTCAAGCTGCGCGAGTCGGAGGAGATGCGCGAGGACCGCGAGTACGTGGAACGCGTGGCCGCCGAACTGTCGGCGGCCGGCATTCCCGCCGACTGCCTGCTGGCCGGCGGCGATCCGTCGGGCGAGATCCGCGCCGCTGCCGAGCGCGAAGGATGCGACCTGATCGCGATGGCCACGCACGGGCACCGGTTCTTCAAGGACCTGATCTACGGCAGCGTGGCCAACGAAGTACGGCACGCGTCGCGGGTGCCGGTGCTGCTGGTGCTGGGCAAGCCGGCCGTGCGCCGGCCGCCTACCCCGGCGCCGTGA
- a CDS encoding Nramp family divalent metal transporter: protein MPTPEPPPVAERGWRRARMAPSLAEAYRTIPINGASWWRKVLAFAGPGYLVAVGYMDPGNWATDLAGGSRFGYTLLSVILISNLMAVLLQGLASKLGIVTGRDLAQACRDHYSRPAAIAQWLVAEIAIAACDLAEVIGSAIALQLLFHIPLPIGVALTAFDVLILLFLQHRGYRTLEALVVALIVTISVCFLFEIMLSRPAMHAVLLGFIPRRVVVTNPDMLYIAIGILGATVMPHNLYLHSSIVQTRRYEENAAGKREAVRFAFIDSTIALTLALFVNAAILIVAAATFHRSGYMQVAEIQDAYKLLTPLLGAGASTVFALALLASGQNSTLTGTLAGQIVMEGFLNIRLRPWVRRLITRLIAIVPAVVVAILYGASGATQLLILSQVILSVQLSFAVFPLVRFTSEREKMGEFVNGRWLKGLAWSVAVGIALLNAWLLVQTVRGWGH from the coding sequence ATGCCCACCCCCGAACCGCCGCCCGTGGCGGAGCGAGGGTGGCGCCGGGCGCGCATGGCGCCGAGCCTGGCCGAGGCGTACCGCACCATCCCGATCAACGGCGCGTCCTGGTGGCGCAAGGTGCTCGCCTTTGCCGGCCCCGGGTACCTCGTGGCCGTGGGCTACATGGACCCCGGCAATTGGGCCACCGATCTCGCGGGCGGATCGCGGTTCGGCTACACGCTGCTCAGCGTGATCCTGATCTCCAACCTGATGGCGGTGCTGCTGCAGGGGCTCGCGTCCAAGTTGGGGATCGTGACCGGTCGCGACCTCGCCCAGGCGTGCCGCGACCACTATTCCAGGCCGGCCGCCATCGCCCAGTGGCTGGTGGCCGAGATCGCGATCGCGGCGTGCGATCTGGCCGAAGTGATCGGCTCGGCCATCGCGTTGCAGCTCCTGTTCCATATCCCGCTGCCGATCGGCGTGGCGCTCACGGCGTTCGACGTGCTCATCCTGCTGTTCCTGCAGCATCGGGGCTACCGGACGCTCGAAGCGCTGGTCGTCGCACTCATCGTCACGATCAGCGTGTGCTTCCTGTTCGAGATCATGCTGTCGCGGCCGGCCATGCACGCGGTGCTGCTCGGATTCATTCCGCGCCGCGTGGTGGTGACCAACCCGGACATGCTGTACATCGCGATCGGCATCCTCGGGGCCACGGTGATGCCGCACAACCTGTATCTGCACTCGTCCATCGTGCAGACGCGGCGGTACGAGGAGAACGCGGCCGGGAAACGCGAGGCGGTGCGGTTCGCGTTCATCGATTCGACGATCGCGCTCACGCTGGCCCTGTTCGTGAATGCCGCCATCCTGATCGTGGCCGCGGCCACCTTCCACCGCTCCGGCTACATGCAGGTGGCCGAGATCCAGGACGCGTACAAGCTGCTCACGCCGCTCCTCGGCGCCGGCGCCAGCACCGTGTTCGCCCTGGCGCTCCTGGCATCGGGCCAGAACTCGACGCTCACCGGCACGCTCGCCGGCCAGATCGTGATGGAGGGGTTCCTGAATATCCGCCTGCGCCCCTGGGTGCGGCGGCTGATCACGCGGCTCATCGCCATTGTGCCGGCCGTCGTGGTCGCCATCTTATACGGCGCGTCCGGCGCCACCCAACTGCTCATCCTCAGCCAGGTGATTCTCAGCGTGCAGCTCTCCTTTGCCGTGTTCCCGCTGGTGCGATTCACCTCGGAGCGGGAGAAGATGGGGGAGTTCGTCAACGGCCGCTGGCTCAAGGGGCTGGCCTGGAGCGTGGCCGTGGGCATCGCGCTGCTCAACGCCTGGTTGCTGGTCCAGACGGTGCGCGGGTGGGGGCACTGA
- a CDS encoding VOC family protein has translation MPDPAPTPAAFGLSRIGQIAVTVHDLERATAFYRDVLGMKLLFAVPNLAFFDAGGIRLMLGRPETAEHDHPGSILYFTVDDVHAAYETLAGRGVAFVDRPHVVAPMATGDLWMTFFKDPDDNTVAIMAEMPRR, from the coding sequence ATGCCCGATCCCGCCCCCACCCCCGCCGCGTTCGGCCTGTCGCGCATCGGCCAGATCGCCGTCACCGTGCACGACCTCGAACGCGCGACCGCGTTCTATCGCGACGTCCTCGGCATGAAGCTGCTGTTCGCGGTGCCGAACCTCGCGTTCTTCGACGCCGGCGGCATCCGCCTGATGCTCGGGCGGCCGGAGACCGCCGAGCACGACCATCCCGGTTCGATCCTCTACTTCACCGTGGACGACGTGCACGCGGCGTACGAGACGCTCGCCGGCCGCGGCGTGGCGTTCGTGGATCGGCCGCACGTCGTGGCGCCGATGGCCACCGGCGATCTCTGGATGACCTTCTTCAAGGACCCGGACGACAACACGGTGGCGATCATGGCCGAGATGCCGCGGCGCTGA
- a CDS encoding CoA pyrophosphatase, translated as MTRLDALLAHPDVARLARALAAHPGRIITPEIPVRQAAISVVLRMGASAPEVLLIRRAEAERDPWSGHVACPGGRMEPDDADLAATAIRETVEETGIDLAVHGRLIGTLDDIHPRTPALPPILVRPFVAAVGGTPRVQPSREVAASTWVPFGDLLDPANWGTAPITIRTLGVEERPVFRYADFLVWGMTEFMLRQLVARYRDAV; from the coding sequence ATGACGCGGCTCGACGCCCTGCTCGCCCACCCCGACGTGGCCCGCCTGGCCCGGGCGCTGGCGGCGCATCCGGGGCGCATCATCACCCCGGAGATCCCGGTGCGCCAGGCCGCCATCTCGGTGGTGCTGCGCATGGGCGCGTCGGCCCCCGAGGTGCTGCTCATCCGCCGCGCCGAAGCGGAGCGCGATCCGTGGAGCGGACACGTGGCCTGCCCGGGCGGGCGGATGGAGCCCGACGACGCGGACCTCGCCGCCACCGCCATCCGCGAGACCGTTGAGGAAACCGGTATCGACCTCGCCGTCCACGGGCGCCTGATCGGCACGCTCGACGACATCCATCCGCGCACGCCGGCGCTGCCGCCGATCCTCGTGCGCCCGTTCGTGGCCGCCGTGGGCGGAACGCCGCGCGTGCAGCCGAGCCGCGAGGTGGCGGCCTCCACGTGGGTCCCGTTCGGCGATCTGCTCGATCCGGCCAACTGGGGCACGGCGCCGATCACGATCCGCACGCTCGGCGTGGAGGAGCGCCCGGTGTTCCGCTACGCCGATTTCCTGGTGTGGGGGATGACGGAGTTCATGCTGCGGCAGCTCGTGGCCCGGTACCGCGACGCCGTCTGA
- a CDS encoding rhodanese-like domain-containing protein, with product MKTGQDLLNEVKARISETSVASALDSYRRREHIVFLDVRDPNETNLGRIPSALVISRGNLEARVEALVPRDAMVIVYCSNGNRSAFAAETLEMMGFRNVTSLREGFRGWTDAGGDVED from the coding sequence ATGAAAACCGGTCAGGACCTGCTCAACGAAGTCAAGGCACGCATCAGCGAGACGTCGGTGGCGAGCGCCCTCGATAGCTATCGGCGGCGCGAGCACATCGTGTTCCTCGACGTGCGCGATCCCAACGAGACCAATCTCGGCCGGATCCCCAGCGCGCTGGTGATCTCGCGCGGCAACCTCGAGGCCAGGGTCGAAGCCCTGGTGCCGCGGGATGCGATGGTGATCGTGTACTGCAGCAACGGCAATCGGTCGGCGTTCGCCGCCGAGACGCTCGAGATGATGGGCTTCCGGAACGTCACGTCGCTGCGCGAAGGATTCCGCGGCTGGACGGACGCCGGCGGCGACGTGGAGGATTGA
- a CDS encoding LD-carboxypeptidase — MRHPPPLGPGARVALVAPSGPLAGPADLDRAMANARTMGWEPVPGPSALARDGYFAGTDQQRLDDLNAALRDDTIDGIWCLRGGYGAMRLLEGLEYSALRRRPRAIMGYSDITALHSAVASRCEVVTFHAPVARAELTPFSRDSLERAVMRGTDPCGTAADARTLRPGRARGRITGGNLALLAALAGTAFAPNYDRAIIVIEDVNEDVYRIERMLLTLRLGDAFSTCAGIVFGAFTNVPSERPDHGGARSLDAVLREVAEQLRVPCIAGAPIGHVADQWTVPLGALGELDADAGRLTIEP; from the coding sequence GTGAGGCACCCGCCGCCGCTCGGTCCCGGCGCGCGCGTGGCCCTGGTCGCGCCCTCGGGCCCGCTGGCCGGCCCCGCCGACCTCGATCGGGCCATGGCCAACGCCCGGACCATGGGATGGGAGCCGGTGCCCGGCCCGTCGGCCCTGGCGCGCGACGGGTACTTTGCCGGCACCGATCAGCAGCGGCTGGACGATCTGAACGCGGCGCTGCGCGACGACACCATCGACGGCATCTGGTGTCTGCGCGGCGGGTACGGCGCGATGCGCCTGCTCGAGGGGCTGGAATACAGCGCCCTGCGCCGCCGCCCGCGCGCGATCATGGGCTATTCCGACATCACCGCCCTTCACTCGGCCGTCGCTTCACGGTGCGAGGTCGTGACCTTCCACGCGCCCGTGGCGCGCGCCGAGCTGACGCCGTTCTCGCGCGACTCGCTGGAGCGCGCCGTGATGCGCGGCACCGACCCGTGCGGCACGGCGGCGGACGCGCGAACGTTGCGCCCCGGGCGGGCGCGCGGGCGGATCACGGGCGGCAACCTGGCGCTGCTGGCCGCGCTGGCCGGCACGGCGTTCGCGCCCAATTACGACCGGGCGATCATCGTCATCGAGGACGTGAACGAGGACGTCTATCGCATCGAGCGCATGCTGCTCACGCTGCGCCTGGGCGACGCGTTCTCCACGTGCGCCGGGATCGTCTTCGGCGCCTTCACGAACGTCCCGTCGGAGCGGCCCGACCATGGCGGCGCGCGCTCGCTCGACGCCGTGCTGCGGGAAGTGGCCGAACAGTTGCGGGTGCCGTGCATCGCGGGCGCGCCGATCGGGCACGTGGCGGATCAGTGGACGGTGCCGTTGGGCGCGCTGGGGGAACTGGATGCGGACGCGGGGCGGTTGACGATCGAGCCGTAG
- a CDS encoding glycosyltransferase, translating to MRAHRPRVIAASVLLAALPWALAPLVIVARARRSRALADWADVVPPPAPRVSVVIPARNEARNIERCARSVLASSYPELEVIVVDDHSSDGTGEIARAMAERDPRLRVIMPAALPADWFGKQWACAAGAAVATGEVLLFTDADTEHAPDLIPRAVNAMRERGADLLSVAGAQELGTFWERVIQPQLFVMLLARYGSTERVSTSTRPSEVIANGQCIFVRRDAYHAMGGHGAVRDRVAEDLALAQRFVAHGRRIALVTGLDQLSTRMYTSLGEIVRGWEKNVYAGGRDAAPFGAWGRAAYPALLLAVPLFGLAPPLALVAGLAGLVSTTVVLWALLCVACTMTWWCGFYQRVGLPLWYGVVYPLGLALVLYIIGAALARGRRVAWKGRTYLAR from the coding sequence GTGCGTGCGCATCGTCCCCGCGTGATCGCCGCCAGCGTGCTGCTCGCCGCGCTGCCCTGGGCGCTGGCGCCACTGGTCATCGTGGCCCGGGCCCGGCGCTCGCGCGCGCTCGCCGACTGGGCCGATGTCGTGCCGCCCCCCGCGCCCCGCGTCTCGGTGGTGATCCCGGCGCGCAACGAAGCCCGCAACATCGAGCGCTGCGCGCGTTCGGTGCTCGCCAGCAGCTACCCGGAGCTGGAGGTGATCGTCGTGGACGACCACTCCAGTGACGGCACGGGCGAGATCGCGCGCGCCATGGCCGAGCGCGACCCGCGACTCCGCGTGATCATGCCGGCCGCGCTGCCCGCAGACTGGTTCGGCAAGCAGTGGGCCTGCGCCGCCGGAGCGGCCGTTGCCACGGGCGAGGTGCTGCTCTTCACCGACGCCGACACCGAGCACGCACCCGACCTCATTCCGCGCGCCGTGAACGCGATGCGCGAGCGGGGCGCGGACCTGCTGTCGGTGGCCGGCGCGCAGGAGCTGGGCACGTTCTGGGAGCGGGTGATCCAGCCGCAGCTGTTCGTCATGCTGCTGGCGCGCTATGGCAGCACCGAGCGCGTGAGCACGTCCACGCGCCCCAGCGAGGTGATCGCCAACGGCCAGTGCATCTTCGTGCGCCGCGACGCCTACCACGCGATGGGCGGGCACGGCGCCGTGCGCGACAGGGTGGCCGAGGACCTCGCGCTGGCCCAGCGATTCGTGGCGCACGGGCGGCGGATCGCGCTCGTCACCGGCCTGGACCAGCTGTCCACCCGCATGTACACGTCGCTCGGCGAGATCGTGCGCGGATGGGAGAAGAACGTGTACGCGGGCGGCCGCGACGCCGCGCCGTTCGGCGCCTGGGGACGCGCGGCCTACCCCGCCCTGCTGCTCGCCGTCCCCCTGTTCGGTCTCGCGCCGCCGCTGGCGCTCGTGGCCGGACTGGCCGGCCTCGTGTCCACGACCGTGGTCCTCTGGGCGCTGCTGTGCGTGGCGTGCACGATGACGTGGTGGTGTGGCTTCTATCAGCGGGTCGGCCTGCCGCTCTGGTACGGCGTGGTCTATCCGCTGGGGTTGGCGCTCGTGCTGTACATCATCGGCGCCGCGCTGGCGCGGGGACGGCGGGTGGCGTGGAAGGGGAGAACCTACCTGGCGCGGTAG